The following DNA comes from Flavobacterium sp. N3904.
TTTGCCGATTTATCTCCTTTAATAAAAAAATACAAAGACGAAAAATTCTTATTGCCAGCTTCAGATCAATTAAACGCAGATATTCCTGTAACTCTGAACGCTTTAAAAGTAGATTGGACTCCAGCTACTTTTTACAAAACAGTTATGAGTGACTTATCTGATTTGGCCGATGTTTATTACGATGTATTGGCTTTCTTTAGTCCGACCGGAATTAAATCTTTATATAAAAATTTCCCTGATTTTGAACAAAACAATACTCGAATAGCCGTTTTTGGGAGCACCACTCAAAAAGAAGCTTTGGACCACGGATTACGCATAGATATTATGGCTCCGACACCTGGAACTCCATCAATGACAATGGCTTTAGAAAAATATATTATTGAAGCCAATAAAGGAAAATAGATTTTAATAAATTTTCTATAACAATAAAAAACTCCAAATTTCCAATACATAATTGGAATTTGGAGTTTTTATTTTGCTTTTTTTCTATTTACCTTCTATTATTAAAAATAGAAATATAGT
Coding sequences within:
- a CDS encoding uroporphyrinogen-III synthase, with the protein product MKVKTILVSQPEPKVENSPYFELQQKHKVKIDFRPFIHVEGVSAKEIRLQKIDLNHYTAIILTSKNGVDHFFRVADEMRYKVPEGLKYFCQSEAIAFYLQKYVVYRKRKIYVGPKDFADLSPLIKKYKDEKFLLPASDQLNADIPVTLNALKVDWTPATFYKTVMSDLSDLADVYYDVLAFFSPTGIKSLYKNFPDFEQNNTRIAVFGSTTQKEALDHGLRIDIMAPTPGTPSMTMALEKYIIEANKGK